In one window of Candidatus Deferrimicrobiaceae bacterium DNA:
- a CDS encoding alpha/beta fold hydrolase, translating to MIPAHRIICIGGWGSTKDVWINLARALPEFRLEPIPWWKCLDPGVGALRTALAAGRPALVVGWSLGGLALLRTLQEGIAGEIPACLLASTARMTADDGYPGTDPRALRAMRMRLSRDPDGVMADFVALCGAPSPPGDFVARYVARSRAIPPGMLAAGLSFLADTDLRAGLPHLDSPLLWLHGEADAVIPVDSARDAAAYGPSIRLETIPGVGHSFPMTHTLLVADRIRRWLA from the coding sequence TTGATTCCGGCGCACCGCATCATCTGTATCGGCGGGTGGGGCTCCACGAAGGACGTGTGGATCAACCTCGCGCGCGCGCTGCCCGAGTTCCGGCTTGAGCCGATCCCGTGGTGGAAGTGCCTCGACCCGGGCGTCGGCGCGCTCCGGACCGCCCTCGCGGCGGGGCGGCCGGCGCTGGTCGTCGGGTGGTCGCTGGGCGGCCTCGCCCTGCTGCGCACGCTGCAGGAAGGCATCGCCGGGGAGATTCCGGCTTGCCTCCTGGCGTCGACGGCGCGGATGACCGCGGACGACGGCTACCCGGGAACGGATCCGCGGGCCTTGCGCGCGATGCGGATGCGGCTTTCGCGCGACCCGGATGGCGTGATGGCCGATTTCGTGGCGTTGTGCGGCGCGCCGTCGCCCCCGGGCGATTTCGTGGCGCGGTACGTGGCCCGGTCCCGGGCCATCCCGCCGGGGATGCTGGCGGCGGGCCTGTCGTTCCTCGCCGACACCGACCTTCGCGCCGGATTACCGCACCTAGATTCCCCGTTGTTGTGGCTTCACGGGGAGGCCGATGCGGTCATCCCGGTCGACAGCGCCCGGGACGCGGCGGCGTACGGGCCTTCGATCCGGCTCGAGACGATTCCCGGCGTGGGCCACTCTTTCCCGATGACCCACACGCTGCTGGTCGCCGACCGGATTCGGCGGTGGCTCGCATGA
- a CDS encoding methyltransferase domain-containing protein yields the protein MIAAAVDKAAVARNFSEAAGSYDGWASAQAAIAGALVRRLPPGFDPARIADLGCGTGRLSELLLARYPSASLTGLDLADGMIAHCRSHAIGGGRAAFRRGDAECPSSLPDGVDLIASSCAAQWFSDLPATLRMWADALPPGGVLALATLVRGAFPELDAAHAAATGSPFPGLAFPEAAALAPVVRAAGLRLLADDPVAPQATYPDALGALRSFRKIGARVPGRPLLSPHGMRRLLAALDHTRNAAGEVTLTHRAHVLVAQKECR from the coding sequence ATGATCGCGGCCGCCGTCGACAAGGCCGCCGTCGCGCGCAATTTCTCGGAAGCCGCCGGCTCCTACGACGGCTGGGCGTCGGCGCAGGCCGCCATCGCAGGCGCGCTTGTGCGGCGGCTGCCCCCCGGGTTCGATCCCGCCCGGATCGCGGACCTCGGCTGCGGGACGGGGCGGCTGAGCGAGCTGCTGCTGGCCCGCTACCCTTCGGCGTCGCTCACGGGGCTCGACCTCGCCGACGGGATGATCGCGCATTGCCGGTCGCACGCGATCGGCGGCGGCCGCGCGGCGTTCCGGCGGGGCGACGCCGAGTGCCCGTCGTCGTTGCCGGACGGCGTCGACCTGATCGCATCGAGTTGCGCGGCCCAGTGGTTTTCCGACCTGCCGGCGACGCTGCGGATGTGGGCGGACGCGCTGCCGCCGGGCGGCGTGCTCGCGCTCGCGACACTCGTTCGGGGGGCATTTCCCGAGCTCGACGCGGCACACGCCGCTGCGACGGGGTCTCCCTTCCCCGGGCTCGCTTTCCCCGAGGCCGCCGCGCTCGCCCCGGTCGTCCGCGCCGCCGGGCTCCGGCTGCTGGCCGACGATCCGGTCGCCCCGCAGGCGACATACCCCGACGCGCTCGGTGCGCTCCGGTCGTTCCGGAAGATCGGCGCCCGCGTCCCCGGCCGGCCGTTGCTGTCCCCGCACGGGATGCGGCGGCTGCTCGCGGCGCTGGACCACACCCGCAACGCGGCCGGCGAAGTGACGCTGACCCATCGCGCGCACGTCCTCGTTGCGCAGAAGGAGTGTCGATGA
- the bioD gene encoding dethiobiotin synthase, with protein sequence MMRGLFVTGAGTDVGKTTVAAGLLRMLRAQGLDAVPMKPVQTGARRDEDGTLNAPDLDVSLAAAGLSPDAAERARMSPCLFEPACSPHLAARLYGRLIDAGTIFAAAQWLSARHDALVVEGAGGVLVPIGEGRTMADLMVCLAMPVVLVSPGGLGAINHALLSIEAIRSRGLRLLGVVMTETHRVPEVSRYIHEDNVRTIAEAGKTKILARIPYLGTSPDWAAIDTALGGCQDILEYEEETNSP encoded by the coding sequence ATGATGCGAGGCCTGTTCGTCACCGGCGCGGGCACCGACGTGGGGAAGACGACCGTCGCCGCCGGGCTGCTCCGGATGCTGCGGGCGCAAGGCCTCGACGCGGTCCCGATGAAGCCGGTCCAGACCGGGGCCCGGCGGGACGAGGACGGGACGCTCAACGCCCCCGACCTCGATGTGTCGCTCGCCGCCGCCGGGCTTTCGCCGGACGCCGCCGAGCGGGCGCGGATGTCCCCGTGCCTGTTCGAGCCGGCCTGCTCCCCCCACCTCGCCGCCCGGCTCTACGGCCGGCTGATCGACGCCGGGACGATCTTCGCGGCGGCGCAGTGGCTCTCGGCCCGCCACGACGCTTTGGTCGTCGAGGGCGCCGGCGGCGTCCTGGTTCCGATCGGCGAGGGGCGCACGATGGCCGATCTGATGGTATGCCTCGCCATGCCGGTCGTGCTGGTCTCGCCGGGGGGGCTGGGCGCGATCAACCACGCGCTCCTGTCGATCGAGGCGATTCGCAGCCGGGGGCTTCGCCTGCTTGGCGTGGTGATGACCGAAACGCACCGCGTCCCGGAAGTGTCGCGCTACATCCACGAGGACAACGTCCGCACCATCGCCGAGGCGGGGAAGACGAAGATCCTCGCCCGGATCCCGTACTTGGGCACGTCGCCGGACTGGGCGGCGATCGACACGGCGCTGGGCGGCTGCCAAGACATCCTGGAATACGAAGAGGAGACGAACTCGCCTTGA
- the bioA gene encoding adenosylmethionine--8-amino-7-oxononanoate transaminase: protein MNIEDLRRRDGAYLWHPYTEITSFEQERFPVVDRARGCTLTTVEGDELLDGIASWWCANLGHGHPKIVAAIREQAAVLQHTLLGGMSHPNAVLLAERLSEIAPGGLSHAMFGADGSLAVEAALKIALQYWHNLGERGKTIFIALEEGYHGDTMGAIGVGYVETFHAPFAAAVIPSLRAPSPHCNRCPLGKSPESCAIDCFEPMGDLIRDHRDTCAAVIVEPLCQAAGGMRIYPEEYLRRLRAACDESGVLMIADEIATGFGRTGAMFACDRAGIVPDIMTIGKGLTGGTLPMSATLATDTIYDAFRADGGRPRTFFHGTTFCGNPITSAAALAALDVYRDERIVERTPARSAQLEAGMRLVAEALGGSPLRTLGMIAAIEIGEKEGGAARARAVVGRAFEMGLFARPLGATVYLWPPLTVTENELGRMLDILLRAAGEVR, encoded by the coding sequence TTGAACATCGAAGACCTTCGACGCCGCGATGGCGCCTATCTTTGGCATCCGTACACCGAGATCACGTCTTTCGAACAGGAACGATTCCCGGTCGTCGACCGCGCGCGCGGCTGCACCCTGACCACCGTCGAGGGGGACGAGCTGCTCGACGGCATCGCTTCGTGGTGGTGCGCGAACTTGGGGCATGGCCACCCGAAAATCGTCGCGGCGATCCGGGAGCAGGCCGCGGTACTGCAGCACACGCTGCTGGGCGGCATGTCCCACCCGAATGCCGTCTTGCTTGCCGAGCGGCTGTCGGAAATCGCCCCGGGGGGCTTGAGCCACGCGATGTTCGGGGCCGACGGCTCGCTCGCGGTCGAGGCGGCGCTCAAGATCGCGCTGCAGTACTGGCACAACCTGGGCGAGCGCGGAAAGACGATCTTCATCGCGCTCGAGGAGGGCTACCACGGCGACACGATGGGGGCGATCGGCGTCGGCTACGTCGAGACGTTCCACGCCCCGTTCGCGGCGGCGGTCATCCCGTCGCTTCGCGCGCCGTCGCCGCACTGCAACCGTTGCCCGCTCGGGAAAAGCCCCGAAAGCTGCGCGATCGACTGCTTCGAGCCGATGGGCGACCTGATCCGCGACCATCGCGACACGTGCGCGGCGGTGATCGTCGAGCCGCTATGCCAGGCGGCGGGCGGGATGCGGATCTATCCGGAGGAATACCTTCGACGGTTGCGCGCCGCCTGCGACGAATCCGGCGTGCTGATGATCGCCGACGAGATCGCGACCGGCTTCGGCCGGACCGGCGCGATGTTCGCCTGCGACCGCGCGGGCATCGTCCCCGACATCATGACGATCGGCAAGGGGCTCACGGGGGGGACGCTGCCGATGAGCGCGACGCTCGCGACCGATACGATCTACGACGCGTTCCGGGCCGACGGCGGTCGCCCCCGCACCTTCTTCCACGGCACCACCTTCTGCGGGAACCCGATCACGAGCGCCGCCGCGCTGGCGGCCCTCGACGTCTACCGCGACGAGCGCATCGTCGAACGGACCCCCGCGCGGTCCGCGCAGCTCGAGGCGGGCATGCGTCTCGTCGCGGAAGCGCTGGGCGGGTCGCCGCTTCGGACGCTCGGCATGATCGCCGCGATCGAGATCGGCGAGAAGGAGGGCGGCGCGGCGCGCGCCCGTGCCGTCGTCGGCCGGGCGTTCGAGATGGGGCTGTTCGCCCGCCCGCTGGGGGCGACCGTTTATCTTTGGCCGCCGCTCACCGTCACGGAAAACGAACTCGGCCGGATGCTCGACATCCTGCTCCGCGCCGCGGGGGAGGTTCGATGA
- a CDS encoding flavodoxin family protein, with protein sequence MKVVAFNGSPHKAGNTETLLRRAMAEIEAEGIGTELVHLGGRPIRGCTACFKCVASKDGRCAIKSDIVNDCIEKMAAADGILIGSPTYFADVTAETKALLDRAGMVGKANGDLFRRKAGAAVVAVRRAGALHAFDTINHFFFIEQMIVPGSSYWNLGIGREPGAVEGDEEGIATMTTLGKNMAWLLKALHAAR encoded by the coding sequence ATGAAAGTCGTCGCGTTCAACGGAAGTCCGCACAAGGCAGGCAATACGGAGACGCTCCTGCGCCGTGCCATGGCTGAGATCGAGGCCGAGGGGATCGGAACCGAGCTGGTCCACCTCGGGGGCCGGCCGATCCGGGGTTGCACGGCGTGTTTCAAATGCGTCGCCAGCAAGGACGGTCGCTGCGCGATCAAGAGCGACATCGTCAACGACTGCATCGAAAAGATGGCGGCGGCCGATGGCATCCTCATCGGCTCCCCGACCTATTTCGCCGACGTGACCGCCGAAACCAAGGCGCTGCTCGACCGGGCGGGGATGGTCGGGAAGGCCAACGGCGACCTGTTCCGCCGGAAGGCCGGCGCCGCCGTGGTCGCGGTCCGGCGGGCAGGCGCGCTCCACGCCTTCGACACGATCAACCATTTCTTCTTCATCGAGCAGATGATCGTCCCCGGCTCCAGCTACTGGAACCTCGGCATCGGCCGCGAACCGGGCGCCGTCGAAGGCGACGAGGAGGGCATCGCCACGATGACCACCCTCGGGAAAAACATGGCGTGGCTGCTGAAGGCGCTTCACGCCGCGAGGTGA
- a CDS encoding TerC family protein codes for MDWLTDPQVWLSLATLTALEIVLGIDNIIFVSILSGKLPAHQQRKGRLLGLGLAMFIRIGLLCSLSWLMGLTAPLFMVLGNAISGRDLILISGGLFLLGKSTLEIHEKLEGEASSSAPVRVAVSFSGVIVQILLLDIVFSLDSIITALGMSNRLPVMVAAVVISVFFMMLFSGKIGTFVESHPTVKMLALSFLILIGVALIGDGLDMHIAKGYIYFAMAFSVMVEMLNLRIRGQGAPVKFHQPFGK; via the coding sequence ATGGATTGGCTGACCGACCCGCAGGTCTGGCTGTCCCTTGCCACGCTGACCGCGCTCGAGATCGTGCTCGGGATCGACAACATCATCTTCGTCTCCATCCTGTCGGGGAAGTTGCCGGCCCATCAGCAGCGGAAAGGGCGGCTCCTGGGGCTCGGCCTGGCGATGTTCATCCGGATCGGGCTGCTCTGCTCCCTGTCCTGGCTCATGGGATTGACCGCGCCGCTGTTCATGGTGCTGGGGAACGCGATCTCGGGGCGCGACCTCATCCTGATCTCCGGCGGGCTGTTCCTGCTCGGGAAAAGCACGCTCGAGATCCACGAAAAGCTGGAAGGGGAAGCGTCTTCGTCCGCGCCTGTGCGCGTGGCCGTGTCGTTTTCCGGGGTGATCGTCCAGATCCTGCTCCTGGACATCGTTTTTTCGCTCGATTCGATCATCACCGCCCTCGGGATGTCGAACCGCCTTCCCGTCATGGTCGCTGCGGTCGTCATCTCGGTCTTCTTCATGATGCTGTTCTCCGGAAAGATCGGCACTTTTGTCGAAAGCCACCCGACCGTCAAGATGCTCGCGCTCAGCTTCCTGATCCTGATCGGCGTCGCCCTGATCGGCGACGGCCTCGACATGCACATCGCCAAGGGGTACATCTACTTCGCCATGGCGTTCTCGGTGATGGTCGAGATGCTGAATCTGCGCATCCGCGGCCAGGGGGCGCCGGTCAAATTCCACCAGCCGTTCGGGAAGTGA